One part of the Streptomyces nigra genome encodes these proteins:
- a CDS encoding lipid-transfer protein: MTGDVAVLGAGMHPWGKWGRSFVEYGVTAARAALADAGLEWRDIGSVVGADTVRGGYPGYVAGATFAKALGWQGTRVTSVYAACASGAQAIATARAQILAGLADVVLVVGADAAPKGFFRPAGGDRPDDPDWLRFRVLGATNPTYFGLYARRRMAVHGDTLEDFAQVKVKNAALGARNAYARYRRAVTAEEVAASAVVADPLRLLDICATSDGGAALVLAGLDFARRHGAGDAVRIRAVSTVTPHFPNTVLDLPDIATDSAVAVSPAPETFRESIARAAYEEAGVGPEDLSLAEVYDLSTALELQWYEDLGLCGAGEAVKLLRDGSTAPGGRIPVNPSGGLASFGEAVPAQAIAQVCELTWQLRGAAGDRQIPGARVGMAVNQGLFGHGSAVVAVR; encoded by the coding sequence ATGACGGGGGACGTGGCGGTGCTCGGCGCGGGCATGCATCCGTGGGGGAAGTGGGGACGCAGCTTCGTCGAGTACGGGGTGACGGCGGCCCGTGCGGCGCTCGCCGACGCGGGGCTGGAGTGGCGGGACATCGGATCGGTGGTCGGCGCGGACACCGTGCGTGGCGGCTATCCGGGGTATGTGGCCGGGGCGACGTTCGCGAAGGCGCTCGGCTGGCAGGGCACGCGCGTCACGAGTGTCTACGCGGCCTGTGCCTCCGGGGCGCAGGCCATCGCGACAGCGCGGGCGCAGATCCTGGCGGGGCTGGCGGACGTGGTGCTCGTGGTGGGCGCCGACGCGGCTCCCAAGGGGTTCTTCCGGCCGGCGGGCGGTGACCGGCCGGACGACCCGGACTGGCTGCGCTTCCGGGTGCTCGGGGCGACGAACCCGACATACTTCGGGCTGTACGCGCGCCGGCGGATGGCCGTGCACGGGGACACCCTGGAGGACTTCGCGCAGGTCAAGGTGAAGAACGCCGCCCTGGGCGCCCGGAACGCGTACGCCCGCTACCGCAGAGCCGTCACCGCCGAGGAGGTCGCCGCGTCCGCCGTGGTCGCCGATCCGCTGCGGCTCCTCGACATCTGCGCGACCTCCGACGGCGGGGCCGCGCTCGTCCTGGCGGGCCTGGACTTCGCCCGCCGGCACGGCGCCGGTGACGCCGTGCGGATCCGCGCGGTGTCCACGGTGACACCGCACTTCCCGAACACCGTGCTGGACCTGCCCGACATCGCGACGGACTCCGCCGTAGCGGTGTCTCCGGCGCCGGAGACGTTCCGGGAGTCGATCGCGCGGGCGGCGTACGAGGAGGCGGGGGTGGGCCCCGAGGATCTGTCCCTCGCGGAGGTCTACGACCTGTCCACCGCCCTGGAGTTGCAGTGGTACGAGGATCTCGGGCTGTGCGGTGCGGGCGAGGCCGTGAAGCTGCTGCGGGACGGCTCGACGGCGCCGGGCGGCCGGATACCCGTGAATCCGAGCGGCGGTCTGGCGTCCTTCGGGGAGGCGGTCCCCGCCCAGGCCATAGCTCAGGTGTGCGAGCTGACGTGGCAGCTGCGTGGGGCCGCGGGCGACCGGCAGATCCCGGGAGCCCGGGTGGGCATGGCGGTGAACCAGGGGCTGTTCGGGCACGGGTCCGCGGTGGTCGCGGTGCGGTGA
- a CDS encoding MIP/aquaporin family protein — translation MSNGDIFVGEVIGTAILILFGAGVVAAVVLNYSKAKDGGWIVIAFGWGFAVMAGAYTAAPLSGGHLNPAVTLGIAIDTGDWDKVPLYIAGQMVGAMLGAVLCWLVYFAQFQANADKDIAQPTLGIFSTAPAIRHPVANLITEIIATIGLVLPILAFGLTKGLVLSGTGILIVSFLVVGIGLSLGGPTGYAINPARDLGPRIIHALLPIPNKGTSDWGYAWIPVVGPLIGGALSGLIFNAAF, via the coding sequence ATGAGCAATGGAGACATCTTCGTCGGTGAGGTCATAGGCACCGCGATCCTGATCCTCTTCGGCGCCGGCGTGGTCGCCGCCGTCGTACTCAACTACTCGAAGGCGAAGGACGGTGGCTGGATCGTCATCGCGTTCGGATGGGGTTTCGCCGTCATGGCGGGGGCGTACACCGCCGCCCCGCTGTCCGGAGGCCATCTCAATCCGGCCGTGACCCTGGGGATCGCCATCGACACGGGCGACTGGGACAAGGTGCCCCTGTACATCGCGGGCCAGATGGTGGGCGCGATGCTGGGGGCGGTGCTGTGCTGGCTGGTCTACTTCGCGCAGTTCCAGGCCAACGCCGACAAGGACATCGCACAACCGACGCTGGGGATCTTCTCCACGGCGCCGGCGATCCGGCATCCCGTGGCGAACCTGATCACGGAGATCATCGCGACCATCGGGCTGGTGCTGCCGATCCTGGCATTCGGTCTGACGAAGGGACTGGTCCTTTCCGGGACCGGCATCCTGATCGTCTCGTTCCTGGTGGTCGGCATCGGTCTGTCGCTCGGCGGTCCCACGGGATACGCGATCAATCCGGCCCGTGACCTGGGCCCGCGCATCATCCACGCCCTGCTGCCCATCCCCAACAAGGGGACGTCGGACTGGGGCTACGCGTGGATTCCGGTGGTCGGACCGCTGATCGGCGGGGCGCTGTCGGGGCTCATCTTCAACGCAGCTTTCTGA
- the glpK gene encoding glycerol kinase GlpK gives MTDKFVAAIDQGTTSSRCIVFNHDGAIVAVDQREHRQIFPKPGWVEHDATEIWSKVQAVVAGALAKAGLKAHQLSALGITNQRETTVLWDRATGKPVHNAIVWQDTRTAQLCQQLGGAEGQDRFREQTGLPLASYFSGPKAAWLLDNVPGLRDRAERGEIAFGTIDSWLIYNLTGGTDGGKHVTDVTNAGRTMLMNLQTLQWDPSILSAMNVPEAMLPEIKSSSEVYGTAVGQLAGVPVASALGDQQAAVFGQACYDVGSAKNTYGTGSFLLLNTGNRPVPSKSGLLTTMGYKIGSEAPVYCLEGAIAITGALVQWFRDQLGIIRTADDIEPLAASVEDNGGAYIVPAFSGLFAPYWRSDARGVVTGLTRYVTKAHLARAVLEATSWQTREVVDAMVQDSGVHITSLKVDGGMTKNNLLMQHQADVLDVPVIRPKISETTCLGAAYAAGLATGVWNDLDELKAHWAKDAEWTPSMSAEERDREYHNWRKAVEKSFGWEEDGEG, from the coding sequence ATGACGGACAAGTTCGTCGCCGCTATCGATCAGGGCACCACCTCCAGCCGCTGCATCGTCTTCAACCACGACGGCGCCATCGTCGCCGTCGACCAGCGGGAGCACCGGCAGATCTTCCCGAAGCCCGGCTGGGTGGAGCACGACGCGACCGAGATCTGGTCCAAGGTGCAGGCGGTCGTCGCCGGCGCGCTCGCCAAGGCGGGGCTGAAGGCTCACCAGCTCAGCGCGCTGGGCATCACCAACCAGCGCGAGACGACCGTCCTGTGGGACCGCGCGACGGGCAAGCCGGTGCACAACGCCATCGTGTGGCAGGACACGCGCACGGCCCAGCTGTGCCAGCAGCTGGGCGGCGCGGAGGGACAGGACCGTTTCCGCGAGCAGACCGGTCTGCCGCTGGCCAGCTACTTCTCCGGGCCAAAGGCGGCCTGGCTGCTGGACAACGTGCCCGGTCTGCGGGACCGGGCCGAGCGCGGGGAGATCGCCTTCGGCACGATCGACTCGTGGTTGATCTACAACCTCACCGGCGGCACCGACGGCGGGAAGCACGTCACCGACGTGACGAACGCCGGGCGCACCATGCTGATGAATCTGCAGACCCTGCAGTGGGACCCGTCGATCCTGTCGGCCATGAACGTCCCCGAGGCGATGCTGCCGGAGATCAAGTCGTCCTCCGAGGTGTACGGCACGGCCGTCGGGCAGCTCGCCGGGGTGCCGGTCGCCTCCGCGCTCGGCGACCAGCAGGCGGCCGTGTTCGGGCAGGCCTGCTACGACGTCGGCAGCGCGAAGAACACCTACGGCACCGGCAGCTTCCTGCTGCTCAACACCGGCAACCGCCCGGTGCCGTCGAAGAGCGGGCTGCTGACGACCATGGGATACAAGATCGGCAGCGAGGCGCCGGTGTACTGCCTGGAGGGCGCGATCGCCATCACGGGCGCGCTGGTCCAGTGGTTCCGCGACCAGCTCGGCATCATCCGTACCGCCGACGACATCGAGCCGCTGGCGGCGAGCGTCGAGGACAACGGCGGCGCGTACATCGTGCCCGCCTTCTCCGGGCTCTTCGCGCCGTACTGGCGTTCGGACGCACGCGGTGTCGTCACCGGTCTGACCCGGTATGTCACCAAGGCCCATCTGGCCCGGGCGGTGCTGGAGGCGACGAGCTGGCAGACCCGCGAGGTCGTGGACGCCATGGTCCAGGACTCCGGGGTGCACATCACCAGCCTGAAGGTCGACGGCGGCATGACGAAGAACAACCTGCTCATGCAGCACCAGGCCGATGTGCTGGACGTGCCGGTGATCCGGCCGAAGATCTCGGAGACGACCTGCCTGGGTGCCGCGTACGCGGCGGGGCTGGCGACCGGCGTGTGGAACGACCTGGACGAACTGAAGGCTCACTGGGCGAAGGACGCCGAGTGGACGCCGTCCATGTCGGCCGAGGAGCGGGACCGCGAGTACCACAACTGGCGCAAGGCGGTGGAGAAGAGCTTCGGCTGGGAGGAGGACGGCGAGGGCTGA
- a CDS encoding GTP-binding protein, producing the protein MIFGRSERGKPPVEPVTLKILVAGGFGVGKTTLVGAVSEIRPLRTEELLTEAGRPVDDTSGVEGKRTTTVAMDFGRITLREDLVLYLFGTPGQERFWFMWDELSEGALGAVVLADTRRLQDCFAAVDYFERRAIPFVVAVNCFEGAARYPADDVRQALDLDPDVPLLLCDARDRESVKEVLIGVVQHAMAFQAERRQAVTT; encoded by the coding sequence ATGATCTTCGGGCGTTCTGAGCGCGGGAAGCCTCCGGTCGAGCCCGTCACGCTCAAGATCCTCGTGGCCGGCGGCTTCGGCGTGGGCAAGACCACGCTCGTCGGCGCGGTCAGTGAGATCCGGCCGCTGCGCACCGAGGAGCTGCTCACCGAGGCCGGACGGCCGGTCGACGACACGAGCGGAGTCGAGGGGAAGCGCACCACCACGGTGGCCATGGACTTCGGCCGGATCACCCTGCGCGAGGACCTGGTGTTGTACCTCTTCGGCACACCCGGGCAGGAACGGTTCTGGTTCATGTGGGACGAGCTGTCCGAGGGGGCGCTCGGAGCCGTCGTCCTGGCCGACACCCGCCGCCTCCAGGACTGCTTCGCGGCCGTCGACTACTTCGAGCGGCGCGCCATCCCCTTCGTCGTCGCCGTCAACTGCTTCGAGGGAGCCGCCCGTTACCCCGCGGACGACGTACGGCAGGCCCTCGACCTCGATCCGGACGTCCCGCTGCTGCTGTGCGACGCCCGGGACCGTGAGTCGGTCAAGGAGGTTCTGATCGGGGTCGTACAGCACGCCATGGCGTTCCAGGCGGAGCGCCGCCAGGCCGTCACCACCTGA